The following nucleotide sequence is from Solanum dulcamara chromosome 7, daSolDulc1.2, whole genome shotgun sequence.
TAGTTACAAAATCGCTTATGAATTTTGTATTTTAGAATTTAGTTGCATACTTCACATATGAAAAAGGAATTTAATGGAATTCAGAACACACCTTATTGATTGTGGATTGAAGAACAACAAAGTAAATATGTTCGATTTAGCATTTTTATATTCGATTTTGTTTTGGTCTTCGATTTtgtgtttttgaatttttcagaATGACAGTTGAGAATTCAATTTGGAATAAGAAGATTTTGGAGAGGAATTTCTGCTCAATTACCATATTTGAAAAGATCACATCCACAATTTACTCAAATTAGTTAagttatattaatattatttttacagATTCATTAAAGATACAATGCATACAACATATAGCAAACTCAAACTGGAGCGGCAGATTGTAAATATTGAAACTACTATAGCTTAAAGAGTGTAGTTATTTTTgaaagggaaatttacataaatgtactacattaagaaaatatttaccatttatagcaataatatttttttttcactgaacacttataatacaattataatataattttaatacatattagcgagaataatttataaaactcatataatacaagttttattcatggataatttatttatcacatattttaatacacttataatacattgtgtcaatttcttaccaaacaagcataatatattttaaaacacttataatacatttatattgcatgcataattcacttttaatacataataaatatatcataatattgctatatattgctataaatgataataaataaaaagtatcgttaaaatcagtaattatttattaaaaattatttttcctaataatttttcctttttgaaaatTCCCATAATGAAACAGGGTCGGGTCATTGGAAAGCCCAATAGAGAAGAGGGAAGAAAACATGGGAGAGCCAAAccaaaagagagaaaagaaaatggCGGCAATAGTATGTTATGGTCCTCTAATCGATCTCTCTAAAGCAACATCTCACATCGACGAGTACGTTCAACTCCTTGTATTTGTTCACAACATCACCCCAATTCAGGTATTTCCTCTCCTTCTTCTGTTATCTACTCTTAGTGGGTTTActgaagcatatatatataattttgcagTACAAGCTATGGAGAAAAGGTAGAGCAGAGGTCATAAGGACGGACATACAGGTGGCCGACGACACCCGCCCATTTTTTCCTGTTACAATATGGAACAAACAATTGGCCTCCACATTGCTTGCTGGAGATATCATTTTGCTTCAAAGTAAGTTTTTTCaggaataaaatatttatccacTGTTATGTTTTTGTTTATCATGAGCAGAGAATTAGTATAATAGTCTTCAAATATTTCCACGCAATACGTATAGTTAAATTCGAAAAtagtggcatatatatatatatatactataactCAACATATAAACATCAAACAGGAATACAGATGGGATTTGAATTTCagaaattacaacaacaacaacaacaaacccagtgtgatcccaccatgtggggtctggggagggtagagtgtacgcagacctaacccctaccttaaaaggtagggcggctgtttccgaaagaccctcggcttaagagagaagaaacaagggaggagaaacaaggaaaaacaaggaaaaacaagacataggtcagtaaagccaggcatataacagacaatataaagatatgaataatgaataatgaataatgaataatgaataatgagagcgataaagcgataaagtcagggtaggaaagatcggggataaaggggcattaactactatagataaaataggatacccaaagtagactgggccaactaatataagcagtaaaCCCATGCACAATCCTATGTTAAGACAAATGAGcgcgactacgactactatggagaaccgatcggccacctagcccactatcttagtctgagtcctccatagcctcctatctaaggtcatgtcctcggagagctgcaactgtgccatatcatgtctaatgacctcttcccaatatttctttggcctccctttgcccctcctgaaaccgtccatagccaacctctcgcacctccgcactggagcatctgtgtctctcctcttcacatgcccaaaccatctctgtctcgcttcccgcatcttgtcctccaccgatgccactcccaccttgtctcggatatcttcattcctaattctatccatcctagtgtgcccacacatccaccgcagcattcgcatttccgcgactctcatcttctggacatgaagtttcttgattggccaacactccaccccgtacaatagggtcggtctaaccaccactttgtagaacttgcctttgagttttggtggcacttttttgtcacacagcactccggaggcgagcctccatttcatccaccctgcactgatgcggtgtgaaacatcgtcgtcgatatccccatcttcctgtataatagacccaaggtatttGAAGCTTCTTTTAAATCATAATAACATCTTCATAAGCGTGAACAGTAGGGATGGCAATCTTAATGGGGCAGGGGAGGGGAAAGACTTAACGGATGGGGCGGGGCAAGATTAAAATTTGTTAAAAATTTAATGGGGCAGGGCTGGgctaattttcaaaaaatactaaataggATAGGCAGGTCAAGACTTGCTCTAACCTGCCCTGCGCTATCTGTCATCCTTAATGAATGGGCAATAGGCAGGTATTCTTTACTACTATATGACTGGTGGCATTGAAATTATTTAACTTCCTTATTGTCTTCTGTTTTCATTTGCCTATTTCTTGTTGATTTACCAAGAGCCCATGGAAAATAACAAGTTTCAGTTTGAATTATATGCAAACAGTTTCTCAAACATAGTATGCAGCATTGAATTTGTTTGTGGTCTAATAGTGTTCACTGCTCAGTCATTGCCTCAAAAGACTTTCTAAAATCATTATCTCATATAGTTGTCTCGTCCTCTCTGCTTCTCACTTCCATGGAATCTGCTATGCTTGTATTGTTGTTCAGGTTAACATATTAATCACCATTGTTAAATATTCTCGAATATATGAGTGTGTGTTCTAAACTTTAGTTTTCAAATAATGATGTTGCTCCAATCATCAGGTAATGCATAtaacttcttcaatttcagATGTTAAGATTACAAGAGTTGGCGGATTAATTGAGGCTAGAACTGTACATTGCTCAACTTTGCAACGTATAGTCCATTCATACAAATCATTTACTTCTAAAGGTACTCtcttatctctctctctctctctacaacTCATAAGGTTCTGTGATACATTATCTTTGGTGGATATGATCAAGCTTTGGAGTATCAGGAATACATGACTAGACCAATTGTTGTAAAGGCTGacgataatttttaaaaaagtccTTAATTGCTGCCTAGCATTTACTGATTTCCAGGGGGCAGAGCCCAAGAAGACTATGCATGTTTGGATGCCAAATCTGTGTAATCTTCTCTGAATAATTGGGTGATGCCACTAAATTAACCTTCAGGAGGCTAGTATATTGAGTTACAAACTGatgaaacaaaaaataaaggCAGCTCAAATGCCTATTTCTCCTTTGATATCTGTCATTTTGAACACCATTTCTATCTTCATGATATAATACTTTATACTGCAAGTCTTTGTTCGccctctctttctttctttgttgcACAGGATAAAGAAGTGCATTCCTTGTTTCGTTGAACCTCTTTGGAAGCCCATTTATAATGTGATATGCCAATGAACTTTTGTTCCTTGCATATCATAATGCAGTTAACCAACATGCTATCTATTGATTACGATAAATTGATCGTatttcctttcttctttttctttttttgcagTACCTTGCTGTGATATGCGTTAAATTATTAAACTTGTTAAAAATGATAACAATGCTCACATGTGCCCAGTCCTCACTAGAACGAGAACAGAATAACCTTGAGGTGTTGGATCAGTTACTCAGAAAATAAATATGGATCCCTCCTTGTCTAATCAGCAGTTctccataaataaaaaaagttgagatttaaCAACAAGAATCCATAACCAATAAAACATGCTCTCAGCCttaaaaaatatctaataaagAAATTTATTTCTCTAATCAGTTACTGTTAACCTCTTACAAACTTCTCATCAACCGTAAATGTGTAATCTTAGGAAATCACACCCTCGATCTGTAGTAACAGGAAGCTTATCTATTAGCTAACGTAATCTTTactaacatgaaaaaaaaaacttatatgCAGCTTGATCATTAGGCCTTTCTCCATATAGATCAATGTtttgagaagcgagaagcggaaaaaagcgacgggggctcgcttcacagaagcgagaagcgtgaagcgaagcgcatgcttttttcagaaaaagcgctatttagtataaaaatataaaatataaaatataaaatatgcatagataaataatcaaaaattgGCCATGAAAGTGGTCTATGGGCTCCACTTTTTGATAAATTCCCTTTATGCAGTTAATTAAACATCCAATAACCATTTTCCACTTCATATCACCAGCCCACTAGCCTAATAAAACAGCTGCAgcagtattaaaaaaaaataaagcagCTGCAGTGGGTAATAAAGCAGcccttgttttgtgtaataaaGCAAcccttgttttgtgtaataaaatcactataaaaaattcaaccaaatttttcagctcaacaaattaattaatattatatgataaaatgatttatgagaaaaagaaaatcatgataCAGATagaaaaaaacagagcatagcTTAACAAAACAGAGGTCACTGAGAacccaaatcaaaaaaaaaagggccAAAACATACCAGCAGTTGCGCAGAACTGCACTGCTGGCTGGatagaaacaaaaaaagaagatgagaagaagtgatgaagagaaaaagagaagaacatCACAGCGGCTGAAGctgaatagaaataaaaatagaaagagaaagagaagaagagaagaagaagagaagaaaaactaACCTGGTTGAAGTTTGAACTGACGAAGTCTCGAAGAAGTCACAGCAACGAATAATTAATTGTAAGTTTACAgatttgttcttttaaaataaacccTAGTGCCGCTTTTAACAAATAAGCGCGCTTTTTTCTCGCTTCAACATGAAGCGCGCTTCTCGCTTCTTCCATGAAGCGCACGCTTTTCTGTTTTCGCTTCGCTTCACGGTATTGAAGCGCTAGTGCCTCgcctcgcttcgcttcacgcttaaAGCGAGCGCTTTAGCGCTTTTTCACAACACTGATATAGATTAATCTAAACTTTCATATAgttctgtgtcgctttcgttatttgctttttcattacgctttgaacttcttagccttatcggacctctttttatgcttctattgagccgagggtctctcggaatcagccgtcctaccttggtaggagtaaggtctgcgtacactttaccctcctcagaccccacgttgtgggatttcactgggttgttgttgttgttgttgtttcataTAGTTCTGCCAAATAATTGTTGAATGCGAGTCAGACTCCTCTTGTAGTACTGAGGTCGTCACCGGATTGCTATACTTGCAGAGTTGCAAGGAGGTTTGAAAAATTAGTCTTCGACTCCCATGTGGCACCACCAAAACATGTTAATCAACCAAATTTGATTTAGCCATGCTTCACTTGTCATGAGTGtctgaaataaattaatttctgCTCTGATGAGACTTCACGTActtaaaaactatattttgtctCAACATTAGTTCTTCACAAACTTTCACTAgcataaaaaaaaggaaatataaGAATGGGATCAAAAAGATTTCATAAGCTTTATACTGTTTATTTAGTGTATTTCTTTCAATATCACTGTAGTTCGGCTGAAATTAGACCAGTCTGCTCTGGATCTGGGCTAAGATATTGATTTAATGCCTTTGCAGGTGTGGACGATCTGATGCGCAGCTGTCGAATCGGTACGGCATCAAAGGATAAGCTTCAGAAAATTGTTGCATGGCTGCAGCAGGGAGCTGCTGTTGAATTGAAAAACCATCAAGTATATATCCTCTCTCTCTTGGAACTTCTATTATAAATTTGTTATAACGTACACTTGAGTAGAGACTAGGAGTCCATTGATCAAGCACCCTTTTCTCCTTCTCCAATTTCTTACTTCCCCCATACCCCATCACATGGCTGAGATGGAGGaggtttctcttcttctcttaaTTAGTTTCCACTGTTGATCAAGTCCTAATTTGGATGTACTTATGCTGCAGAATGAATTTATTTGTAGACTATCTTGTCCAACAACAacgacccagtgaaatcccacaacgtgggtctggggagggtaaagtgtacgcagacctgactcctaccaaggtaggacggctgtttccgaaagaccctcggttcagtaaaatcaaaaaagaagtcagataagaataagaagttcaaagcgatatggaaaaGCAAGTAACGAAATCAACCCAAATAAGATAGAACAATCAAAGTAGAGAAAGTAATGGAAGTAAtgaaagtaatagatagtaGATAATAATAGACGTTAGACCACAGggaattatagtgcgctaatacgcctactaataaggaagaatgtcaagactatgaactagccttctatccttatgtgggtcctccacaccctcctatctaaggtcatgtcctcggtaagttgtaattgcgtcatgtcttgtctaatcacctctccccgatatttcttcggcctacccctacctcttctgaaaccatccatgaccaacctctcacacctccgcactggggcatctgtgtctctcctcttcacatgcccaaaccatctcagtcgcatttcccgcatcttgtcttccatcgaggtcgctcctaccttgtctcgaatagcctcatttctaatcatgtcactcctggtatgcccacacatccatctcaacattctcatttcagcaactttcatcttttgaacgtgagataccttaattggccaacactccgccccgtataacatagccggtctaaccactacTTTTTATAACTTTCCCTTAAGTAGTGgaggcaccttcttgtcacatagcacaccggaagcgagcctccatttcatccaccctaccccaatacgatgtgtgacataatcgtcaatctccccgctgtcttgcataatagacccaaggtacttgaaactacttttcttttggatggcctggtcactaAGCCTAACTTCCGTGTCAACCTTCTGAGGTGTCttactgaacttgcactctaagtactctgtcttgatcctactcagcttaaaccctttagacttcAAAGTCTGTCTCCAATCCttcagcttagcgttaacttcgctacgagtctcatcgatcaagactatgtcatccgcaaaaagcatacaccatggcacctcaccttgaatttgtcgcgtcaatccatccatcaccaaggtaaataaaaatggactaaaagctaatccttgatgcaaccccatcacaactgggaagtgctctgagtcgcctccgactgtccttaccctggttttggcaccctcatacatgtccttgatcaccataatgtatgccacaggtacacctttagcatccaaacatctccatagtatctctcgtgggactttatcgaaggccttttctaggtcgatgaataccattgCAAGTCCCTcctcctctccctatactgctccaccagtctcctcataagatggatggcttctatagttgagcgtcccggcttAAATCCAAAttggttctctaaaatagacacgtctctccttaacctcatctccaccactcttttccacactttcatagtatgacttagaagctagatacctctatagttgttgcaactctggatatcccccttattgttgtatagagggatcattacgctcgacctccattcttcggacATCGTTGtcatcttaaagatgacattaaataacctagtcagccactctaaACCTAtcgagctcgcgctcttccaaaattccacaggAACCTCGTCAGGTCCGATTGCTCTTCCCCaacgcatcctacgaacaacacccttaacctcctcgaccgtaatactcctgcaacacccaaaatcgggatgcctccctgtatgttccaaatctcccaacacaatctttttgtccccttcctcattcaagagtttatggaagtaggactgtcatctctgtttaatgagggtctcgtctaccaatactttttcatGCTCGTCCTTGATGCatttcacttgatccacatcgcgtgcccttctctcccgcgccctggctagcctgaacaatttcctatccctgcctttctcttctagttcagcgtaaaggcattcaaaagctatcgtttttgccgtcgaaaccacCGACTTTGCCttcttcctcgctatcttataaagttttccattcgtccacttcttcacctcatccttgctttccaacaacttcgcatacgccatgttctttgcttctaccttctcttgcacttctccattccaccaccagtcccctcgatgccgactacgactgtctgtcgagactcccaacactttccTTGCTATAACCCTAATACAattagccgtcctatcccacatactgttcgcatccccgctactatcccaggcccccatatcattcaatttctctcccatctccaaggcactagccgtggtcaaactcccccatctgatcctaggtcggtcatccccgaccctcctcttcctcgtcatcttgatccctaaatccatcactaagagcttatgtctGGTTTTAAGGTTGTCGATCaggatgaccttacagtctttgcacagacctttatcatttttcctaaggagtaaataatctatctgagtcttagtcACCGAACTAcagaaggttaccaagtggtcctccttcggaaaactcgaattggctatcaccaacccaaaagttcttgcgaaatccaaaagtgaaactcctcctccatttctgtccccgaagccaaagcctccatgcacatcatcataccctcccgaaatagacccaatgtgtccattgaaatcccctcctacaaaaagcttctcagtaggcggtatgcctcccactaactcatctaaatcctcccaaaagcgcctcttatcctcctcgcttAAGCCTGCTTGCGGTGCATAatcactaataatgttcaacgtgatcccttcaacgatcaccttaatcgacatcatcctatcagtgactctcctaacctccaccaccagatcccttaaatcactgtctactaaaataccTACCCCATTCCTGAACTTTGAtataccagagaaccaaagcttatacccgtctacctccttagctttagagcctaTTCATTTGGTCTCATgcacacaagctatattaatcttccttttctttagaatcttaactagctctatggattttcccgttaacgtcccaatgttccaagaacctactctcagtctagacgctcctttaacccacttacccctccttaccctcaaCCCTGTCCCCATCCCCGTCCCCGTCCCCGAGCAAGAACACATGGTTATGTATTTCAGGCTGGGTTATCAGATCAAACCCCACCCCACTCGGCTCAAGCCAAGGAGTTCTAGTTCTTAAGATTTGGATATCCTAGTGCACTGTTGCACCTGTGGCTGCTAGAAAGAACAGTTTTGCACCAACTTATAAGTGTGTTTCattctttatttaattaatgaaatGTTTTCTGATATTATAGAAAACAATTTGGCTAGCAGATGTAGTTAATGAATTAACTTTGGGTGAATACTTGGACCTCCACTCTAGTTCATTGGAACTAAATGGATATCCCCAATAGTTTGAGAATTATCTTAAAACTCCTCTAGTAGAAACTTTCCATGCCTTTACTGGGACCATTAAAAGTAATGATTtaattaaaaagtttttttttttaatttgttgctCCTATTTTACCCTCAATCATTATTGTATTTACTTAGGAACTAATGGAAATATCTGTTTGgataatttttctttattttagctTTTACAAAGTTCAAGATTAGGAATGGAGTTTAATATTTAATACTTTGCTGGGTACAATACGATAATTCATCCCAGTTGTGCTGAAATTAAAACCACTAACTTTTACTGGTAAAGAGGATATGATATTTGTCAAAATAAGGAAGGTTCAAGtactctatcaaattataaCTTGTTTGAGGGAAGAAAGCTCTGGCTTTTACTGCTTATTACtgattttgaattattaagTATTTCAAGATTGATTGGTATCCATGTAATAGTGATAAGCGCATATTCGTGTATTACTTCACATCTGTTGTCAAATCACCTCAGTTAAAAGGGTATTTGTCAATTGACTTGCTTTATGACATATAATAATGAGCTGGCCTCACGGATTTGCAATGGAAGCAGGCATCAATTAATTGGAAAGCGCATGAAGAGACAAAATCTCAGGATTCCATCTCTCTTAAAGTTTTGTCTGATCTTCCTGATTCCTGCAAGGCAACTTTATATGCATCTGTTGGCGAATTATTTCTGCCAATTACCTGGAGACATCTTCCTGAATCTGATGTTGAAAGCATGTTCATTAGCAAGAGGCTGTATGTGCACTCAGATTGCAACGTGGCTGACGATCTAATTACTGTTGGTTGTCATCTATGTGGTACTCCTTTGAGCTACGAATCTAGGTAATAGGAAAAGCTGAATCAGTCCTCTTTTCATATGTATATGCTCATAATATGTCTATAGCATTTAGTAAGTGTGATATCATTGTGGTTTCCAACAGTTCAGGCAGTATTAAAAATGCCTCATCACTCTATTGTCAGGAGAGCTCCAATCACCTTCATGCAGTGAGCATGATATATCGACCTTTCATGGTAAGATTTTCTCTTTCAGCTGGTAACATTCTTTTTCTTGTAAAAATTAGCTCCAGAAAACTGTCACCATTACTACTTATATTGCATTTTTCATTCCAAGCCATGGCATTTGGCACCTGAAGTTTTTATGTTCCATTTTGGTATTAAAACTTCACAACTCTAGTTGACACCAGTATCGTAGATGTTTTTCAAACTCATTGACATTGCGGTCACTCAATTATAATGATAGACGTGTGACATATTTACTTTCATAGCAGAAAATAGCTTAAGTGCCATAAGTTGCACCTAACCCATTTCTCTTAGTTTATCTGGAGACTTTTTAAGTGTACTATTTCAATTTTGCAGCTATATGTGTGGGATGATTCAATGTATGCTCCACTTCTTGTTAAAAACAAGGCAGCTGAAGTGTTGTTTGGAAACATCAGAGCTGAAGAAGTGTTCTCTTGTTACAAAAGGCTGAAGGATGGAAAT
It contains:
- the LOC129896149 gene encoding uncharacterized protein LOC129896149; this encodes MGEPNQKREKKMAAIVCYGPLIDLSKATSHIDEYVQLLVFVHNITPIQYKLWRKGRAEVIRTDIQVADDTRPFFPVTIWNKQLASTLLAGDIILLQNVKITRVGGLIEARTVHCSTLQRIVHSYKSFTSKGVDDLMRSCRIGTASKDKLQKIVAWLQQGAAVELKNHQASINWKAHEETKSQDSISLKVLSDLPDSCKATLYASVGELFLPITWRHLPESDVESMFISKRLYVHSDCNVADDLITVGCHLCGTPLSYESSSGSIKNASSLYCQESSNHLHAVSMIYRPFMLYVWDDSMYAPLLVKNKAAEVLFGNIRAEEVFSCYKRLKDGNNHASNLVCRRKGTAESEHSVAGEDIPVPDTSRINEGKELKGKNKFDVRPNFYLVWLILLKLLLQQEINSPLKFKVTINATRDCECGRYEMISVSLPSFISDVSLV